Proteins from a single region of Nocardioides anomalus:
- a CDS encoding sensor histidine kinase: MPLVATLVAASFGGSGVALLLRRSAPWSASLMVVAGLTGGAAVALEVGGHRDAATAVGMAAGALVAPLALATYPRTRGRSPVDFVALVALGGCGVVTVAYHVSDVLFLMGLVQSTVFLAHTWWRIETAGGAERRALVWLALAASTTTLVEFFVAFSAPDAKDLNTLSLLVFCAIGPMMYVGATLPDLVDVRGLVVGAVVTAVALLMVMAVFVLELALLDALGAPGPLNSGALALLAALAAVAYQPTRVALRGVVDQLLFGERPDPLGAASAVAGRIGTDPALALRAIREALLLPYAELRVDGVPLATSGTETTHTRTLDLDGAGSLVVGLRPGDLSFSPGDEQVLRLTVPLLAQTLRARALAEDLLESRGQTIAAVEEERRRLRRDLHDGLGPRLSGVAFTSDAARNLIRTDPGAAEALVTQLRADTVTAIEEIRQLVYAMRPPALDELGLVPALRQQAQGLRHGDGTPIAVEVQAPLPLPELPAAVEVAAYRIVTEALTNVARHSTSPTACVRLDPAPDGLRLEVTDTGASGTWRPGVGLSSMRERATELGGTLDAGPGPTGGRVAALLPL, encoded by the coding sequence GTGCCGCTCGTCGCCACCCTGGTGGCGGCGTCGTTCGGCGGCAGCGGTGTGGCCCTGCTGCTGCGCCGGTCCGCGCCCTGGTCGGCCAGCCTCATGGTGGTGGCCGGTCTCACCGGCGGGGCGGCGGTCGCCCTCGAGGTGGGGGGCCACCGCGACGCCGCGACGGCCGTGGGCATGGCGGCCGGCGCCCTGGTCGCGCCACTCGCTCTGGCGACGTACCCCCGGACCCGTGGGCGCAGCCCCGTCGACTTCGTCGCGCTGGTCGCGCTGGGCGGGTGCGGGGTCGTCACCGTCGCCTACCACGTCTCCGACGTGCTGTTCCTCATGGGACTGGTGCAGTCGACGGTGTTCCTCGCTCACACCTGGTGGCGCATCGAGACGGCCGGTGGGGCCGAGCGGCGGGCGCTCGTCTGGCTGGCGCTGGCCGCGTCCACGACGACGCTGGTGGAGTTCTTCGTCGCGTTCTCGGCTCCCGACGCGAAGGACCTCAACACCCTCAGCCTGCTGGTGTTCTGTGCGATCGGCCCGATGATGTACGTCGGCGCGACGCTCCCCGACCTGGTCGACGTGCGCGGCCTGGTCGTCGGTGCCGTCGTCACCGCCGTCGCGCTGCTGATGGTGATGGCCGTCTTCGTGCTGGAGCTCGCGCTGCTCGACGCCCTCGGCGCCCCTGGCCCGCTCAACTCCGGGGCCCTCGCGCTGCTCGCCGCGCTGGCGGCCGTCGCCTACCAGCCCACCCGCGTAGCGCTGCGCGGGGTCGTCGACCAACTGCTCTTCGGCGAGCGGCCCGACCCGCTCGGGGCCGCGTCGGCCGTGGCCGGGCGGATCGGCACCGACCCGGCGCTCGCCCTGCGCGCGATCCGGGAGGCGCTGCTGCTGCCGTACGCCGAGCTGCGCGTCGACGGCGTGCCCCTGGCCACCTCCGGCACGGAGACCACGCACACCCGGACCCTCGACCTCGACGGGGCGGGATCGCTGGTCGTGGGCCTGCGGCCGGGCGACCTGTCCTTCTCCCCCGGCGACGAGCAGGTGCTCCGGCTGACGGTGCCGCTGCTCGCCCAGACGCTGCGGGCGCGGGCGCTGGCCGAGGACCTGCTCGAGTCGCGGGGGCAGACCATCGCCGCGGTCGAGGAGGAGCGGCGGCGGCTGCGGCGCGACCTGCACGACGGGCTGGGGCCGCGCCTGTCCGGGGTGGCCTTCACCTCCGACGCCGCGCGCAACCTGATCCGCACCGACCCGGGGGCCGCGGAGGCGCTGGTGACCCAGCTGCGGGCCGACACCGTCACCGCGATCGAGGAGATCCGCCAGCTGGTCTACGCGATGCGGCCGCCCGCGCTCGACGAGCTCGGGCTGGTGCCGGCGCTGCGGCAGCAGGCCCAGGGCCTGCGCCACGGCGACGGCACGCCGATCGCGGTGGAGGTGCAGGCCCCGCTGCCGTTGCCCGAGCTGCCGGCCGCGGTCGAGGTGGCGGCGTACCGCATCGTCACCGAGGCGCTCACCAACGTGGCCCGCCACAGCACCAGCCCGACGGCGTGCGTGCGCCTCGACCCGGCGCCCGACGGGCTGCGCCTGGAGGTCACCGACACCGGCGCGAGCGGCACCTGGCGTCCCGGGGTCGGGCTGTCCTCGATGCGCGAGCGCGCCACCGAGCTGGGCGGCACCCTCGACGCCGGGCCCGGTCCGACGGGCGGGCGGGTGGCGGCGCTGCTGCCGCTGTGA
- the hutH gene encoding histidine ammonia-lyase, whose protein sequence is MSPVTVDVGPLAPEDVVAVARDGAAVELSETALAGVDRARAVVDELAAAPTPAYGISTGFGALATRHIPTEMRAQLQRSLVRSHAAGSGPEVEREVVRALMLLRLSTLATGRTGVRRETAQLLAGLLNAGITPVVHEYGSLGCSGDLAPLSHCALALMGEGTVRDASGVLLPAADALAAAGLAPVELVAKEGLALINGTDGMLGMLVLAVADLRRLLATADIAAAMSVEAQMGTDRVFAAELQALRPQVGQALSAANLTRVLEGSGVLASHRDDKFHRVQDAYSLRCSPQVHGAARDTVEHAATVAGRELASAIDNPVVLVDEGRVESNGNFHGAPVAYVLDFLAIVTADVASISERRTDRFLDRARSHDLPPFLASDPGVDSGLMIAQYTQAAIVSELKRLAVPASVDSIPSSAMQEDHVSMGWNAARKLRRSVDGLTRVVAVELLAAARALDLRAPLEPAPATAGVVALLRSSGVPGPGPDRHLAPEIEAAVQLVASGAVLSAVETVTGELA, encoded by the coding sequence ATGTCGCCCGTGACCGTGGACGTCGGACCGCTCGCCCCCGAGGACGTCGTGGCCGTGGCCCGCGACGGCGCCGCGGTGGAGCTGAGCGAGACCGCGCTGGCCGGCGTGGACCGGGCCCGCGCGGTGGTCGACGAGCTCGCGGCCGCCCCCACGCCGGCGTACGGCATCTCGACCGGCTTCGGTGCGCTCGCCACCCGCCACATCCCGACCGAGATGCGCGCCCAGCTCCAGCGCTCGCTGGTCCGCTCGCACGCCGCCGGCTCCGGCCCCGAGGTCGAGCGCGAGGTCGTCCGGGCGCTGATGCTGCTGCGGCTCTCCACGCTCGCGACCGGCCGCACCGGCGTCCGCCGGGAGACGGCGCAGCTGCTGGCCGGGCTGCTCAACGCGGGCATCACGCCGGTGGTCCACGAGTACGGCTCGCTCGGCTGCTCCGGTGACCTCGCTCCGCTCTCGCACTGCGCGCTGGCGCTCATGGGGGAGGGCACGGTGCGTGACGCGTCCGGTGTGCTGCTCCCCGCCGCCGACGCGCTCGCCGCGGCCGGACTGGCGCCGGTCGAGCTGGTGGCCAAGGAGGGGCTCGCGCTCATCAACGGCACCGACGGGATGCTCGGGATGCTGGTGCTCGCCGTGGCCGACCTGCGCCGCCTGCTGGCCACCGCCGACATCGCCGCGGCCATGAGCGTCGAGGCCCAGATGGGCACCGACCGGGTCTTCGCCGCCGAGCTCCAGGCGCTGCGACCCCAGGTCGGGCAGGCGCTCTCGGCGGCCAACCTGACGCGCGTGCTCGAGGGCTCGGGCGTGCTGGCCAGCCACCGCGACGACAAGTTCCACCGCGTGCAGGACGCCTACTCGTTGCGCTGCTCGCCGCAGGTGCACGGTGCGGCCCGCGACACCGTGGAGCACGCCGCGACCGTCGCCGGCCGCGAGCTCGCCTCGGCCATCGACAACCCGGTGGTGCTCGTCGACGAGGGCCGGGTGGAGTCCAACGGCAACTTCCACGGCGCCCCGGTCGCCTACGTGCTCGACTTCCTGGCCATCGTCACCGCCGACGTGGCCTCGATCAGCGAGCGCCGCACCGACCGGTTCCTGGACCGTGCTCGCAGCCACGACCTGCCGCCGTTCCTGGCCAGCGACCCCGGCGTGGACAGTGGGCTGATGATCGCGCAGTACACCCAGGCCGCGATCGTCTCCGAGCTCAAGCGGCTCGCCGTACCGGCCTCCGTCGACTCCATCCCCTCCAGCGCCATGCAGGAGGACCACGTCTCGATGGGCTGGAACGCCGCCCGCAAGCTGCGCCGCTCCGTCGACGGCCTGACCCGGGTGGTCGCCGTCGAGCTGCTGGCCGCCGCCCGCGCGCTCGACCTGCGCGCGCCCCTCGAGCCGGCCCCGGCCACCGCCGGCGTCGTCGCGCTGCTCCGCTCCTCCGGCGTCCCCGGGCCTGGCCCGGACCGCCACCTCGCGCCCGAGATCGAGGCGGCCGTCCAGCTGGTCGCCTCGGGTGCCGTCCTGTCCGCCGTCGAGACCGTCACCGGAGAACTGGCATGA
- a CDS encoding response regulator: MSIRVLLADDHPVVRRGLAALLDTLPEFEVVGEAEDGEAAVRETQLTQPDVVLMDVRMPGIDGVEATRRIRSAVPDTAVLVLTMYEDDATVFTAMRAGAQGYLLKGAEQEDIADAIRAVARGQAIFGPGIAARLLDHFAHPPAGLADDPFPELTGREKEILELLARGLRTAEIAATLHLSPKTVSNNLTTIFVKLEVTDRTAAVIRARERGLGG; this comes from the coding sequence GTGTCCATCCGCGTGCTGCTCGCCGACGACCACCCGGTGGTCCGGCGCGGGCTGGCCGCGCTGCTGGACACGCTGCCGGAGTTCGAGGTGGTGGGCGAGGCGGAGGACGGGGAGGCGGCGGTCCGCGAGACCCAGCTCACCCAGCCCGACGTCGTGCTGATGGACGTCCGGATGCCCGGCATCGACGGGGTCGAGGCCACCCGGCGCATCCGGAGCGCCGTGCCGGACACGGCCGTGCTGGTGCTGACCATGTACGAGGACGACGCCACCGTCTTCACCGCCATGAGGGCCGGCGCCCAGGGCTACCTGCTCAAGGGCGCGGAGCAGGAGGACATCGCCGACGCGATCCGCGCGGTCGCCCGCGGGCAGGCGATCTTCGGCCCGGGCATCGCGGCGCGACTGCTCGACCACTTCGCCCACCCGCCTGCGGGGCTCGCCGACGACCCGTTCCCCGAGCTCACCGGTCGCGAGAAGGAGATCCTCGAGCTCCTCGCGCGGGGTCTGCGCACCGCCGAGATCGCCGCGACCCTGCACCTGTCACCCAAGACGGTGAGCAACAACCTCACCACGATCTTCGTCAAGCTCGAGGTCACTGACCGCACCGCGGCGGTCATCCGGGCGCGCGAGCGCGGACTCGGCGGCTGA
- a CDS encoding TIGR03086 family metal-binding protein yields MTPAEEFAEVAARFGEVVAGVRPEQWDDPAPVPDWTARDVVRHLVEWFPALTHGLPVAVAPGPSVDDDPAGAWSAFQRGVQDLLDDPDSAALVPTNPNFGGVPLGEAVTRFFSTDVFMHTWDLARATGQDATLDPERCAAMLSGMEPIDDLLRQSGQYGPRIDVGEDADVQTRMLGFIGRDPLWRPPARA; encoded by the coding sequence ATGACACCTGCCGAGGAGTTCGCTGAGGTCGCCGCGCGGTTCGGGGAGGTGGTGGCCGGGGTGCGGCCCGAGCAGTGGGACGACCCGGCGCCGGTGCCGGACTGGACGGCGCGCGACGTGGTGCGCCACCTGGTGGAGTGGTTCCCGGCGCTGACCCACGGGCTGCCGGTGGCCGTGGCGCCGGGGCCGTCGGTGGACGACGACCCGGCGGGCGCGTGGTCGGCGTTCCAGCGCGGGGTCCAGGACCTGCTCGACGATCCGGACAGCGCGGCGCTGGTGCCGACCAACCCCAACTTCGGCGGCGTGCCGCTGGGCGAGGCCGTGACCCGGTTCTTCAGCACCGACGTCTTCATGCACACCTGGGACCTGGCGCGGGCGACCGGCCAGGACGCGACGCTCGACCCGGAGCGGTGCGCGGCGATGCTGTCCGGCATGGAGCCCATCGACGACCTGCTGCGTCAGAGCGGGCAGTACGGGCCGCGGATCGACGTGGGTGAGGACGCAGATGTGCAGACGCGGATGCTCGGCTTCATCGGCCGCGATCCCCTGTGGCGGCCACCGGCACGAGCCTAG
- a CDS encoding M48 family metallopeptidase, translating to MTTSPTRARATLTDISSRAWEHPADRGALVALRKLKGFDTVLRTLSGFMNERRIRLDFLGGGIRVDERQFAGVHRVLAEVGRVLDVEQLPEVYVVNDPHTNAMTIGMDRPVIVLNSALFDLLDEEEMRFVIAHELGHAESGHAVYRTLLLWLMGLTGVWSAVPGGALGLRVLIAALYEWSRKAELSADRAGLLATQDPSVAFRVHMKLASGSGDLSELDQTSFFAQGQEYLETTDLRDSVLKILLNERASHPYAVVRAAELRRWVDSGEYTAILAGSYPRREDDGDASMSEAAKQAADSYSEAFRTSQDVLGKLVHDVAGFFGSAKLWLDEQLRRTRD from the coding sequence GTGACGACCTCACCGACGCGGGCCCGGGCCACCCTCACCGACATCAGCTCGCGCGCGTGGGAGCACCCCGCCGACCGCGGCGCGCTGGTCGCGCTGCGCAAGCTCAAGGGCTTCGACACCGTGCTGCGGACGCTGTCGGGCTTCATGAACGAGCGGCGGATCCGGCTCGACTTCCTGGGCGGCGGGATCCGGGTCGACGAGCGGCAGTTCGCCGGCGTGCACCGGGTGCTGGCCGAGGTCGGACGGGTGCTGGACGTCGAGCAGCTGCCCGAGGTCTACGTCGTCAACGACCCGCACACCAACGCGATGACCATCGGCATGGACCGACCGGTGATCGTGCTCAACTCCGCGCTCTTCGACCTGCTCGACGAGGAGGAGATGCGCTTCGTCATCGCCCACGAGCTCGGCCACGCCGAGAGCGGGCACGCGGTCTACCGCACCCTGCTGCTCTGGCTGATGGGGCTGACCGGTGTGTGGAGCGCGGTGCCGGGTGGCGCGCTCGGGCTGCGCGTGCTGATCGCGGCGCTCTACGAGTGGTCGCGCAAGGCCGAGCTCTCCGCGGACCGCGCCGGCCTGCTCGCCACCCAGGACCCGTCGGTCGCGTTCCGCGTGCACATGAAGCTGGCCAGCGGCTCCGGCGACCTCAGCGAGCTCGACCAGACGTCGTTCTTCGCCCAGGGCCAGGAGTACCTCGAGACCACCGACCTGCGCGACTCGGTGCTCAAGATCCTGCTCAACGAGCGGGCCAGCCACCCGTACGCCGTCGTGCGCGCGGCCGAACTGCGGCGCTGGGTCGACTCCGGCGAGTACACCGCGATCCTGGCGGGCAGCTACCCCCGCCGCGAGGACGACGGCGACGCCAGCATGAGCGAGGCGGCCAAGCAGGCGGCCGACTCCTACAGCGAGGCCTTCCGGACCTCGCAGGACGTGCTGGGCAAGCTGGTCCACGACGTGGCCGGCTTCTTCGGCAGCGCGAAGCTCTGGCTCGACGAGCAGCTGCGCCGCACCCGCGACTGA
- a CDS encoding choice-of-anchor P family protein translates to MRATLRPVAVAAAGLALIATAATAPAAVAAEPHGHHHNQGGKDTTPYAFRAVSYGTRIRGGQLPVSSGTTSYQAIACTNRLGTGKENQVATVELPGLGRLDGVYATTGTSGGGDDVASYSTHTIGSLTLDVPNVLGLKIKAIQASSKAYHDAGGYHADTAVSVAGITLSVAGQDLVSLPIPKPDAPVEVPGLVRISVGKEKKVVTPAGAQAKAEGLVIQVLPTGTKIQVAHTAAKLDTGIRRGLFYGKANATQVKAVGDLVRSGPQPLEVMPCQGTGGETRTKSLASVSVPGVLQVDGAGTAVNGLQTGKKAAGYTTASLARANLLNGALVIDAITARAHVVRGPGGVHADSDGTQIGGVVVQGQSIPVGALEGLEIPGVLRVDTNVVTRTNGGIDVVGVRITLLDGSGAVIDLAHAELKIAGADLPKK, encoded by the coding sequence ATGCGCGCCACCCTCCGTCCGGTCGCCGTCGCCGCGGCCGGCCTCGCCCTGATCGCCACCGCCGCCACGGCGCCCGCCGCCGTGGCGGCCGAGCCGCACGGCCACCACCACAACCAGGGCGGCAAGGACACCACGCCGTACGCCTTCCGCGCGGTGAGCTACGGGACCCGGATCCGCGGCGGGCAGCTGCCGGTCTCGTCGGGCACCACGTCCTACCAGGCCATCGCCTGCACCAACCGCCTCGGCACCGGCAAGGAGAACCAGGTCGCCACCGTCGAGCTGCCCGGGCTGGGCCGGCTCGACGGCGTCTACGCGACCACGGGCACGTCGGGCGGCGGCGACGACGTGGCGTCGTACTCCACGCACACGATCGGCAGCCTGACCCTGGACGTCCCGAACGTGCTGGGCCTGAAGATCAAGGCCATCCAGGCCAGCTCGAAGGCCTACCACGACGCCGGCGGCTACCACGCCGACACCGCGGTCTCGGTCGCGGGCATCACGCTCAGCGTGGCCGGCCAGGACCTGGTCAGCCTGCCGATCCCGAAGCCCGACGCCCCCGTCGAGGTGCCCGGCCTGGTGCGCATCTCGGTGGGCAAGGAGAAGAAGGTCGTCACCCCGGCCGGCGCGCAGGCCAAGGCCGAGGGACTGGTCATCCAGGTGCTGCCGACCGGCACCAAGATCCAGGTCGCGCACACCGCGGCCAAGCTCGACACCGGCATCCGGCGCGGCCTGTTCTACGGCAAGGCCAACGCCACCCAGGTCAAGGCCGTCGGCGACCTGGTCCGCAGCGGCCCGCAGCCGCTCGAGGTGATGCCCTGCCAGGGCACCGGCGGCGAGACCCGCACCAAGAGCCTGGCGTCGGTCTCCGTGCCCGGCGTGCTCCAGGTCGACGGCGCCGGCACCGCGGTGAACGGCCTGCAGACCGGCAAGAAGGCCGCCGGCTACACCACCGCCTCGCTCGCCCGGGCCAACCTGCTCAACGGCGCGCTGGTCATCGACGCGATCACGGCCCGGGCGCACGTGGTGCGCGGCCCGGGCGGGGTGCACGCCGACAGCGACGGCACCCAGATCGGTGGCGTCGTGGTCCAGGGGCAGTCGATCCCGGTCGGGGCGCTCGAGGGCCTGGAGATCCCGGGGGTGCTGCGGGTCGACACGAACGTGGTGACCAGGACCAACGGCGGCATCGACGTGGTGGGCGTGCGCATCACCCTGCTCGACGGCAGCGGCGCGGTCATCGACCTGGCCCACGCGGAGCTCAAGATCGCCGGGGCCGACCTGCCCAAGAAGTAG
- a CDS encoding MFS transporter, translating to MTTYADPAARVGVRRRWAMLAASTLAQAATAVMIHGPAFLIPALHERGLSLAQAGLVAAAPMAGVVLALVPWGLLTDRRGERLVLLAGLVGAAVFGALAALSGSVPLLAVGLGLAGLFGASSSVASGRVVVGWFPAGRRGLAMGIRQMSQPTGVGIAAVTMAVVADAAGPYAAVWVPVAACAIAAVLVALVVVDPPRPAGGPTAAPSPYRADHYLPRIHGVSVLLVVPQFVVWTFALVWLVQDRGWSPAAAGVLVAVAQVAGALGRIGVGQLSDVVSSRMRPLRWVTVAAAAVMLLLGLTAGWAVPVAVPLVVLATLVTVADNGLAFTAVAERAGPFWSGRALGVQNTAQFVAATAVPPVAGLAVAAFGYSATFALAALFPLAALGLVPVRHERELS from the coding sequence GTGACGACGTACGCCGACCCCGCCGCCCGGGTCGGGGTGCGCCGGCGGTGGGCGATGCTCGCCGCGAGCACGCTGGCCCAGGCCGCGACCGCGGTGATGATCCACGGCCCGGCGTTCCTCATCCCCGCCCTGCACGAGCGCGGGCTGAGCCTGGCCCAGGCCGGGCTCGTGGCCGCCGCGCCGATGGCCGGGGTGGTGCTCGCGCTGGTCCCGTGGGGGCTCCTCACCGACCGCCGCGGCGAGCGGCTGGTGCTGCTCGCGGGGCTGGTCGGCGCCGCCGTCTTCGGCGCCCTCGCGGCCCTGTCCGGCTCGGTGCCGCTGCTGGCCGTCGGGCTCGGCCTGGCCGGGCTCTTCGGGGCGAGCAGCAGCGTGGCCAGCGGGCGCGTGGTCGTCGGCTGGTTCCCCGCCGGCCGGCGCGGCCTGGCCATGGGCATCCGCCAGATGTCGCAGCCCACCGGCGTCGGGATCGCCGCGGTGACGATGGCCGTGGTCGCCGATGCGGCCGGGCCGTACGCCGCGGTGTGGGTCCCCGTGGCCGCCTGCGCGATCGCCGCGGTGCTGGTCGCGCTGGTGGTCGTCGACCCGCCACGACCGGCCGGCGGCCCCACGGCGGCGCCGAGCCCCTACCGCGCCGACCACTACCTCCCCCGCATCCACGGCGTCTCGGTCCTGCTCGTGGTCCCGCAGTTCGTGGTGTGGACCTTCGCGCTGGTGTGGCTGGTCCAGGACCGCGGCTGGTCCCCGGCCGCGGCCGGCGTGCTGGTCGCCGTCGCGCAGGTCGCCGGCGCCCTGGGCCGGATCGGCGTCGGCCAGCTCTCCGACGTGGTGTCCAGCCGGATGCGCCCGCTGCGCTGGGTGACCGTGGCCGCGGCCGCCGTCATGCTGCTGCTCGGCCTCACGGCCGGCTGGGCCGTGCCGGTCGCCGTACCCCTGGTGGTCCTGGCCACCCTCGTGACGGTGGCCGACAACGGCCTGGCCTTCACCGCCGTGGCCGAGCGGGCCGGGCCGTTCTGGTCCGGCCGCGCCCTCGGTGTGCAGAACACGGCACAGTTCGTGGCCGCGACCGCCGTGCCGCCCGTCGCCGGGCTGGCCGTGGCGGCCTTCGGCTACTCGGCGACGTTCGCCCTGGCCGCCCTCTTCCCGCTCGCCGCGCTCGGCCTCGTGCCGGTGCGCCACGAGCGGGAGCTGTCCTGA
- the hutU gene encoding urocanate hydratase codes for MTDPSNPRLPIHAATGTELRARSWQTEAPLRMLMNNLDPEVAENPEELVVYGGTGRAARSWEAYDALVRTLETLADDETMLVQSGKPVGVMRTHEWAPRVLIANSNLVPDWANWDEFRRLEELGLTMYGQMTAGSWIYIGTQGILQGTFETFAAVADKKFGGTLAGTITVTAGLGGMGGAQPLAVTMNDGVVICIECDQARIQRRIDHRYLDVQAASLAEAVSLAVDARDERRPLSIGVLGNAAELLPQLLEMDAPIDVVTDQTSAHDPLYYLPVGVPFAEWGSRREADPDGFTKEAQASMAAHVRAMVEFQDKGAEVFDYGNSIRDEARKGGYDRAFAFPGFVPAYIRPLFCEGKGPFRWAALSGDPADIAATDRAILELFPENERLRKWITMAGERVHFQGLPARICWLGYGERHLAGLKFNEMVASGELKAPLVIGRDHLDCGSVASPYRETEGMLDGSDAIADWAILNALVNTASGATWVSFHHGGGVGIGRSLHAGQVTVADGTELAAQKIERVLTNDPGMGVIRHVDAGYDRASEVAAERGVRIPMTEG; via the coding sequence ATGACTGACCCGTCCAACCCCCGCCTGCCCATCCACGCCGCCACCGGCACCGAGCTGCGCGCCCGCTCCTGGCAGACCGAGGCGCCGCTGCGGATGCTGATGAACAACCTCGACCCCGAGGTGGCCGAGAACCCCGAGGAGCTCGTGGTCTACGGCGGCACCGGCCGCGCGGCCCGCAGCTGGGAGGCGTACGACGCGCTCGTGCGCACCCTCGAGACGCTGGCCGACGACGAGACGATGCTCGTGCAGTCCGGCAAGCCCGTCGGCGTCATGAGGACCCACGAGTGGGCGCCGCGCGTGCTCATTGCCAACTCCAACCTGGTGCCCGACTGGGCGAACTGGGACGAGTTCCGCCGGCTCGAGGAGCTCGGGCTCACGATGTACGGCCAGATGACCGCCGGCTCGTGGATCTACATCGGCACCCAGGGGATCCTCCAGGGCACCTTCGAGACCTTCGCCGCCGTCGCGGACAAGAAGTTCGGCGGCACCCTCGCCGGCACCATCACCGTGACCGCCGGCCTCGGCGGCATGGGCGGCGCGCAGCCGCTCGCGGTGACCATGAACGACGGCGTGGTCATCTGCATCGAGTGCGACCAGGCCCGCATCCAGCGCCGCATCGACCACCGCTACCTCGACGTGCAGGCCGCCTCGCTGGCCGAGGCGGTGTCGCTGGCCGTCGACGCTCGCGACGAGCGGCGCCCGCTGTCGATCGGCGTGCTGGGCAACGCCGCTGAGCTGCTGCCCCAGCTGCTGGAGATGGACGCCCCGATCGACGTCGTCACCGACCAGACCTCGGCGCACGACCCGCTGTACTACCTGCCCGTCGGCGTGCCGTTCGCCGAGTGGGGCTCGCGACGCGAGGCTGACCCCGACGGCTTCACCAAGGAGGCGCAGGCCTCGATGGCCGCGCACGTGCGCGCCATGGTCGAGTTCCAGGACAAGGGCGCCGAGGTCTTCGACTACGGCAACTCCATCCGCGACGAGGCGCGCAAGGGCGGCTACGACCGGGCCTTCGCCTTTCCCGGCTTCGTGCCGGCCTACATCCGGCCGTTGTTCTGCGAGGGCAAGGGCCCGTTCCGCTGGGCCGCGCTGTCCGGCGACCCCGCCGACATCGCCGCCACCGACCGGGCGATCCTCGAGCTGTTCCCCGAGAACGAACGGCTCCGCAAGTGGATCACCATGGCCGGCGAGCGCGTGCACTTCCAGGGCCTGCCCGCCCGCATCTGCTGGCTCGGGTACGGCGAGCGCCACCTGGCCGGCCTGAAGTTCAACGAGATGGTCGCCTCCGGCGAGCTCAAGGCCCCCCTCGTCATCGGCCGCGACCACCTCGACTGCGGCTCCGTCGCCTCGCCGTACCGCGAGACCGAGGGCATGCTCGACGGCTCCGACGCCATCGCCGACTGGGCCATCCTCAACGCCCTGGTCAACACGGCCTCCGGCGCCACCTGGGTCTCCTTCCACCACGGCGGCGGCGTCGGCATCGGCCGCTCGTTGCACGCGGGGCAGGTCACCGTCGCGGACGGCACCGAGCTCGCCGCGCAGAAGATCGAGCGGGTGCTCACCAACGACCCGGGCATGGGGGTCATCCGGCACGTGGACGCCGGCTACGACCGGGCGAGCGAGGTCGCCGCCGAGCGCGGCGTGCGCATCCCGATGACCGAGGGCTGA
- a CDS encoding IclR family transcriptional regulator has translation MPQVPAATRALRVLRYLASQPDPVPLEAIVRACGLPRSSAYHLVTAMEAEGFVVHLADEHRYGLGVAAFEVGTGYARQAPLQRIARRPLAELVDRVQQSAHLAVLHGRDVLYVLEDRAPGRPPLVTDVGVRLPAALTASGRAVLARLPAAQVRALFPSAAAFVDRHGAGPTSLSALRTLLAETRQRGYAVESGEVTPGLSSVAVAALDHNEHPLAGVAVTYETGSADPGELAAEVGRTARLLSARFGGRS, from the coding sequence GTGCCCCAGGTGCCCGCCGCGACGCGTGCGCTGCGGGTGCTGCGCTACCTGGCCAGCCAACCGGACCCGGTGCCGCTCGAGGCGATCGTGCGCGCTTGCGGGCTGCCGCGCTCCTCGGCGTACCACCTGGTCACGGCGATGGAGGCCGAGGGCTTCGTGGTGCACCTGGCCGACGAGCACCGCTACGGCCTCGGGGTCGCGGCGTTCGAGGTCGGCACCGGCTACGCGCGCCAGGCGCCGCTCCAGCGGATCGCCCGGCGGCCGCTGGCCGAGCTGGTGGACCGGGTCCAGCAGAGCGCCCACCTCGCGGTGCTGCACGGGCGCGACGTCCTCTACGTCCTGGAGGACCGCGCACCCGGTCGGCCCCCGCTGGTCACCGACGTCGGGGTCCGGCTGCCCGCCGCGCTGACCGCGAGCGGACGGGCGGTGCTCGCCCGGCTGCCCGCCGCGCAGGTGCGCGCGCTGTTCCCGTCCGCCGCGGCCTTCGTGGACCGGCACGGCGCCGGGCCGACCTCGCTGTCGGCGCTGCGGACCCTGCTGGCCGAGACCCGCCAGCGGGGGTACGCCGTGGAGTCGGGCGAGGTGACGCCCGGCCTGTCCTCGGTCGCCGTCGCGGCCCTGGACCACAACGAGCACCCGCTGGCCGGGGTGGCGGTGACCTACGAGACCGGGTCCGCGGACCCCGGGGAGCTGGCCGCGGAGGTGGGCCGCACCGCCCGGCTGCTCAGCGCTCGCTTCGGCGGCCGCAGCTGA